One part of the Halopenitus persicus genome encodes these proteins:
- a CDS encoding 5-(carboxyamino)imidazole ribonucleotide synthase produces the protein MTVTLPGPTIGIVGGGQLGRMIGEAVARRGIEVVVLDPTPDCPAAPVVSEQIVGGFDDEAAIRELAERADVLTYEIELADPDVLEAVAAAHDLPVHPDPDTLRTIQDKLVQKSALEDAGIPVPPFAAVSSAADLEAALDRFGDVMLKAREGGYDGRGNRPVTDAAEVEAALEELGTNAMAEAFVPFERELSVIGVVGADGVRTYPVTETIHREEILRESVTPARTDDAVADRAEAVARDVLEFLDGRGVYGIELFETPDGEILVNEIAPRPHNSGHWTIEGARTSQFENHARAVLGWPLGPTDCRGTTVTANLLGDVSETGPARLRGVEAILDAPDASLHWYGKDDVRPLRKMGHLTVTPAGSPADGGTNTDRDASTGAERLDRARGLRDAVTFAPADAPDTE, from the coding sequence GTGACAGTCACGCTACCAGGACCGACGATCGGGATCGTCGGCGGCGGACAGCTCGGACGGATGATCGGCGAGGCGGTCGCCCGTCGGGGGATCGAGGTCGTCGTCCTCGACCCGACGCCGGACTGTCCCGCCGCGCCGGTGGTCTCCGAGCAGATCGTCGGCGGATTCGACGACGAGGCGGCGATCCGGGAGCTCGCCGAGCGGGCGGACGTGCTCACCTACGAGATCGAGCTGGCCGACCCGGACGTGCTCGAGGCCGTCGCCGCGGCGCACGACCTGCCGGTCCATCCCGACCCGGACACCCTCCGGACGATCCAGGACAAGCTCGTCCAGAAGTCGGCGCTCGAGGACGCCGGGATCCCGGTCCCGCCGTTCGCGGCAGTCTCCTCGGCGGCCGACCTGGAGGCCGCGCTCGACCGGTTCGGGGACGTGATGCTGAAGGCGCGCGAGGGCGGGTACGACGGACGCGGAAACCGGCCGGTGACCGACGCCGCGGAGGTCGAGGCGGCGCTCGAGGAGCTCGGCACGAACGCGATGGCGGAGGCGTTCGTCCCCTTCGAGCGCGAGCTCTCGGTCATCGGCGTCGTGGGTGCCGACGGCGTTCGGACCTATCCGGTGACCGAGACGATCCATCGGGAGGAGATCCTCAGGGAAAGCGTGACGCCCGCCCGGACCGACGACGCCGTGGCCGACCGGGCCGAGGCGGTCGCCCGCGACGTGCTCGAGTTCCTCGACGGCCGGGGCGTCTACGGCATCGAGCTCTTCGAGACGCCGGACGGCGAGATCCTCGTCAACGAGATCGCGCCACGGCCGCACAACTCCGGCCACTGGACGATCGAGGGCGCCCGGACCTCCCAGTTCGAGAACCACGCACGGGCCGTCCTCGGCTGGCCGCTCGGGCCCACGGACTGCCGCGGGACGACCGTGACCGCGAACCTCCTCGGCGACGTCTCCGAGACGGGGCCGGCGCGGCTCCGCGGCGTCGAGGCGATCCTCGATGCGCCCGACGCAAGCCTCCACTGGTACGGGAAGGACGACGTCCGGCCGCTTCGCAAGATGGGCCACCTGACCGTCACTCCCGCCGGGTCGCCCGCTGACGGCGGGACCAACACGGACCGGGACGCGTCCACGGGCGCCGAGAGACTTGACCGCGCGCGCGGCCTCCGCGACGCAGTGACGTTCGCGCCCGCGGACGCGCCCGATACCGAGTGA